From the genome of Planctomycetota bacterium, one region includes:
- a CDS encoding type II toxin-antitoxin system Phd/YefM family antitoxin: MNTIPISEAREHLADLGNRVSLRGERLVVKRRGKVLFALVPVEDLELLERIEDRLDLDALRAAKDEPSKPWAEVKKALGL, translated from the coding sequence ATGAACACAATTCCCATTAGTGAGGCCCGCGAGCACCTGGCGGACCTGGGGAACCGGGTTTCCTTGCGGGGCGAGCGCCTTGTGGTCAAACGGCGCGGCAAAGTCCTCTTTGCTCTGGTGCCCGTGGAGGACCTGGAGTTGCTGGAGCGAATTGAAGACCGCCTGGACCTTGATGCCCTCCGGGCCGCCAAGGACGAACCCTCCAAGCCGTGGGCGGAAGTCAAGAAGGCCCTCGGGCTGTGA
- the nagB gene encoding glucosamine-6-phosphate deaminase — protein MEVVISKTYDEMSRKAAAVVADVVRTKPKAVLGFATGSSPLGLYKELIRLHKKEGLDFSKVTTFNLDEYVGLPADHPQSYWTFMHENLFNHINVPKKNVHVPSGTSKDHAAFCAKYEKGIRDAGGIDVQILGIGSDGHIAFNEPGSSLGSRTRLVTLTEQTVDDNSRFFDRREDVPRHAISMGVGTVLEARKLVMVASGKNKAPALAAAIEGPVTCMITASALQLHPDPIVFTDEEATGQLKMTAYYRWIQKNKPAAK, from the coding sequence ATGGAAGTCGTGATCTCGAAGACCTACGACGAGATGAGCCGGAAGGCCGCGGCGGTGGTCGCCGACGTGGTCCGCACGAAGCCGAAGGCCGTCCTGGGGTTCGCCACCGGTTCCAGCCCGCTGGGGCTCTACAAGGAGTTGATCCGCCTCCACAAGAAGGAAGGGTTGGATTTCTCGAAGGTGACGACGTTCAACCTGGACGAGTACGTGGGTCTCCCGGCCGACCATCCGCAGAGTTACTGGACTTTCATGCACGAGAACCTCTTCAACCACATCAACGTCCCGAAGAAGAACGTCCACGTTCCGTCGGGCACGTCGAAGGACCACGCGGCGTTCTGCGCGAAGTACGAGAAGGGGATCCGGGACGCGGGCGGGATAGACGTGCAGATCCTGGGAATCGGGTCGGACGGCCACATTGCGTTCAACGAGCCGGGCTCGAGCCTGGGGTCGCGGACGCGCCTGGTGACCTTGACGGAGCAGACGGTTGACGACAACTCCCGCTTCTTTGATCGGCGCGAGGACGTTCCGCGGCACGCGATCTCGATGGGCGTCGGGACGGTGCTGGAGGCGCGGAAACTGGTGATGGTCGCGAGCGGAAAGAACAAGGCCCCCGCGCTGGCGGCGGCGATCGAGGGCCCGGTCACGTGCATGATCACGGCGAGCGCCCTGCAACTGCACCCGGACCCGATCGTGTTCACGGACGAAGAGGCGACGGGGCAACTGAAGATGACGGCCTATTACCGCTGGATTCAGAAGAACAAGCCGGCGGCGAAGTAG